Genomic DNA from Tistrella bauzanensis:
GTACGCCAAGGCGTGCCTCCGAGGGTGGGTCAAGCCGCTACCGCTTCCGGCGTCCAAATCTTGGCCGGATACGGATAGGCGGTGAGCGCGTCGCTGCGGATCAGGGAGCCGAGCGCCAGGGTCAGCGCCGGCACGTCGATGGCGAGCCGATGGCCTTCCAGCGGCCCGAGGGCGAACGGAAGGCGGGCCAGCATCTCGCGGGTTTGCAGCAGTTCCAGCACGGTCTCGCGCCAGTGATCGAGCAGCGGCAACGGGCAGGTGTCCCGCACCAGCATCCACAGGCGGTCAAGCCTGTGGGCGCTGTCGCGTGGCAGCAGTGCCAATGCGCTGGCGTTGGCCTTGTCGGGCTTGACGCAGCGCCGGTCGAACAGCCACACGTTGGACAGCGAGCCGAACAGCGTCCGCCGGTACGCGCGCGTGATGCGCTTTTCCAGGCGATCGACGTTGCCGATGAATACCGGGACGCTGCCGCCCTGGTCGGTGATGACGTGGAACTGGTCCAGTCCCTGCTCGTCGCGCCCGAGGGTCAGGCGAGCGAGGAACTGCTGGACGGCGGTGTCCCGCGCCCAGATGGACAGGAAGATCAGGTTGCCCTGGTCATCGCCGACGCAGGCGTCGGCCATCACGTCCGGGCATTCGTCGATGCGGTACAGCGTGGAAGAAGTGTTTGCGGGCATGGTGGTGTCCTCGGATGAACGGGAACAGCACCGCCCGCTGGGGCAAGTACTGCCCCAGGGGGTGGAAGAAAACCGCTCAGTCCGGCTCGAACTGCCGGGTGTGCGGGTTGAAGTGAAGCGGCTCGTCCGCCGAAGTGATCGGCGTGAAGCCTTCCAGGTAGATGTTGTTGAGGTACTGGTCGCGGTAGGTCAGTGCCTGCCGTGCCTGGTCCTCGGTGAGGCCGTTGTCGATGAAGTACGCCAGCATTTCCTCGTCGGAGGACACTTCGTCGTTGGACAAACTCCCTTCAACGAGTGCCAGCAACGAGGGCGGAAGCGTTGCCAGGATCGGGTCCATGTCGGTTCCTCCTGGCTCAGGCCATCGACGCCGCGGCGGATGCCGCGGATGCCGTGGGTGTGCGCCGCCGGGCGTGGTAGGCGCGAACGCCTGCACGCCAGTCGGCGGACTGCTCCGGTGCGAGGTCCAGATAGGACAGCGGGCACGTGTAGTAGTACGGGTGCATGGACTCGTCCAAGGACTTGTAGCCCCACTGGCCGCCGCTTCGTTCAAGCAGATCGCAGCGGATGTAGCGCAGGGACTGGCCCGGTGCGAGATCACGATGCACGCCTTCGACCTTGGCGGTCACTTCGGCGACGGACCACAGCACGTTGCCGCGCAGGGTGTGAGCGATGACCTTGACGCTGGCGCGCTCGGTCTCTTGCGGTGCGATCAGTTCCGCGATCAGTTCGGACCGCGATTGGTTTGAGAAATACCAGCCCATGAGAGGCCTCCTCGAAAAGTTGAGCTGAAGGCCTCCCCGTGGGGAAGAACCCCCAGCGGGTGATGGAATGCCGCATCTGCGGCGAAGGAACCTATGCGTCGCCCTCAATCCCAGTCGTCATCGTCTCGATCACAACCGGCCGGGCAGTAGCCGAACTCGATCCCGTGCGAGCAATAGCCATGCTCCGCATTCCAGTCCTGGGTTTCCTGCCGTTCGGCAGGTGTTGCGTAGTCCCATTCCTGGGCCGCGATTTCGAGAGCCTGAGCACGTTGCTCATCCGGCAAACGATTGGCCTGTGCGTCGATCGCCGAACTGAAGAGCGTCACGTAGTGGTCGTAGGACAAGCCGCAACCGCGCTGGGCGTGTGCGGCGGCCGCTTTGCAAAGGTCCCGCCACGCGGGTTCATCCAGCGTTGAACGCGGGGTATCGCAAGCGATGGTGGACATGATGGAGACCTCCAGAAAATGGCCAGGGCCTCCCCCGCATGGGAAAGGAACCCCGGCGGGTGGATGAAGAACACCGCGCATGCGGCGTCTGCGATCACGCAGGTTTTGGTTCGGCCTGGCGGCTCCACTCCTGCGTCTTGAAGTCCAGCGCGTAGCCCAGCTCGCCCAGGCGGGCGATCTGCGCGCGCAGGGTGCGGCGGTCGATGGTCGAATCCAGTTTCACGGACTCGCCCAGCGGCCACAGCAGGCCGAAGAGCGCGGCGTCACCGTCTTCGGTGCTGCCGGGGGCAGCGGCCGTAGCAGGCGGTGGCGCATCCACGCCGAAGGGCGTGGTATCGACCAGCGGGTCCGCGGACGCCTGCACGGGTGCGGGCTTGGCGGGCCTGGACGCTTTGGTGGGCTTGGCCGGCGTTGCCGCAGGCTGCGCCCCTTGCTCTTCATCGAGCGGATCGACGTCCTGGGTGGCGAAGCTGCGGGCTTCGTCGCGGCTGAGTTTGTCGATGCCGTTGAGCGTCATGCCGTCGAGGCTGGCACGGATCTCGAACCGCATGCCGCCGCCGACCGGATAGGACTTCGGGAAGATGTACCTGATGATGAATTCCCCGTCGTACTTGCCTTCGGGGTACTGCTCCAGCTCCGGGTCTTTGACCTCGAAAGTACCGAGGTGCGTCGCGAGGCGGCCAACCGTGAACGGGCCGTTCTTGCCGCGGATGGTACGCAGCGTGAGCTGGCCGGGGACGACGATGGGCGCAACAGATTTCTCGGAAGCCGATGGGGTTGCCATGATGGTTCTCCTGATGATGAATGACGGGCCGCCGACGGCACCCGGTGGATGAGAGGAAATGGCCTCGCCCGAGGTGGGCGAGGTCCGCGTGGCATCACGCCTTGAGCTGGCGCATGCCTTCGGCCAGCAGCCACAACGCCCGGTTCAGGCGCAGGTTCTGGTCGATGCCTTGCACCGGACGGGTGCGCTGATTGCGGCCGTTGGCCGTGCGTCCGTTCAGGCCCCCTTTGACTAGGTTCTCCTGGACGCGGTTGAAGACGGCCCACAGGTCGTTCTTGCGGTCGTCCCATCGCCGAGGGGCCAGCAGTTGGCTCTCGGTGACAGGCGTGGACTTGGCCGGATCGTCGTACTTGAGTGCGAGCGCAGAGTTCGCAAAGACCTCCGCTTCGCCCTCATCGAGGGTGATGGTGCGCATCGCATCGCGCGCGTTCTGCACGCGCTCGAAACCTTCGAGGACTCCGTAGGCACCTTCGATCACCTGGCTGGCCACGTCGCCCTTGTGGGGAACGCGGATGTCTGCGGTGGTGTCACCGCAAACCAGGCCGTTGTGGCAGACGAACCGGAACATGCCGGCGAGCATCTGATAGCTGCTCGTGCCGTCATGGCTGTTGAGCAGGATGATCTCGTTCGCCTCGTCGCCGTTGATCTGGCTTGCATGGCGAAGTCGGATGAGGTGCTTCGTGTACTCGCGCCGGTCTTCGTTGCGCACGCGCGTCTGACACACCATGAAGGGCTCGAAGCCCTCCTGGCGCAGCTTGGTCAGCACGGTCGAGGTCGGTATGTAGGCATACCGATCGGACCGGCTCCCATGTGGAGCGTCGGCGAAGATCGACGGAACGACGGCACGAATGCGGTCGTCCGAGAGTGGGCGATCAGAGCGCAGGATCGGGGATTGCGGAGCAAAGCGGGATACCAGAGACATGGCTGATCTCCTTTGAGAAATTCGACAACCGCGTGGCCGTGAGACCACGCGGAACTCGGGGGATGAAATGCGCAAGCACGCGTCCTGGGGACGCGGCGTACGTGGGGAGGAAAAGCGACAAGGCCCCGTGAGAGGCCGTGCCGGATCAGAACGAAGCAGCCAATGCCGGCTCCTGCTCCTGGACTTGCGCCTCGGGCTCGCGCTCGGCGGGCTCGGTGGCCGTGTCGATGGCATCGTCGGCTTCGGACGCGGATGCGTCTTCGGCCGGCGGCGCCTCGGCTTGCGCCTGGCTCGTCGGATAGACCTGGGTGCCGTCGATCTTGATGAGACCGATGTGGACCAGCGTCGATTCCAGGCTGGCGGCCGGTTCCCCGGCGTGCTCACCCTTGGTGCGGATGTACGGATCGATCTTCATGTCGTTCAGACGGAAGGCGATCAGCACCTTGCGGTCACCCTCGACGGCCTGAACGCACCGGCGAACCAGGTGCTCGGCTTCCGGGGTGGCGACGATGGTGTCGAAGTACCGATACTCCGGTTCATCGACAGGCCCGGCCAGTGCCGCGACGGTGCAAGAGAGGAACGAGTCGCCAGCTTTTGGGGTGACGTCCTTCACACGATTGAGATAGCCGATGCCGCGGGTGATCAACTCGTGCTGCTCGATCGAAGCCAGTTCGGCCCGGTCGATCAGTTCGGCCTTGAGCAGTCGCGCCTTGAGGGACGCGGCGGCCTGACCCTTCTGCTCACCCTTGTCGCGGATGTACACATCGCCCCACAGGTCACCGAGGCGAAAGCGCACCAGCGGGCGCTGCTTGGGATCGTCAACGCCGATGTAGCGCTGAACGAGCTTCTTGGCCTCGGCACCCGAGACCTTGACGTCGAAGTAGCGGTAGCTGGGGTCCCGGGCGGGGCCGACCAGCGCGGCGATGGTGCATGCCAGGAAAGGCTGCGCACGGCGGCCGCCCCGGACGGGCACTTCACGGACACGCTGGATGTAGCCGATGCCCGAGGTGTGGAGGTCGAAATACGATTTCTCGTTGGACGTGGTGTTCATGGTGAATCTCCATTGGGATGAAGCGGAGACACACCGGCCCACGCATGCGGGGAAGGTGCGTGACCCCGCGGTGGGTTGATAAGGCGAAAGCATCCGCCACCAGAGGCTGGTGGCCGCTCGCGGAAGGATGCGGTGCGAGCTGGCTCGGTCACGCAGTGGGAACTGCGCCGCAACCTCGAAGACCGATGGTTGCCTGGCATGTCGCTGACGACGTCAGCAGGCATGGGGCCAGCATGGCGGGGCCTCGCGCGCGCGGCAGCAATCAATCGGCACCCGGGCGCTTCCCTTTGTCCGCGCCACCCGGCGCCTGTCACAGGCACTTGGCGCCGCGCAGGTGCTCGGGGGTATCGGCGCGCGGACGGCCGGGACGGCTCCAGGCGCCGCCACCGCGCGCGCCGATCAGCCGCCAGCCGGCGGCGCGCAGGCTGGCGCCACCTTCGTCGGGCATGGTGTAGGTGAGCAGGCGTATGTAGCCCAGCGCCCTTGCCGCCTGCCAGGCCGCGCCGTAGAGCTTGCTGCAGGCGCTGGGTGTGCCGTCGGTGCACAGCCGCGTGACTTCCAGCGTCCAGGTGCCGCGCGACCGGGCGGCCGACAATGGCCACGCCGTGGATCAGGTCGCTGTCGCTCAGCGTGACGGCCAGGGCGAACTTCGCGCCCTGGACCGGGCGGTGGTGGCGATGGTGCGACAGAACGAATGCATTGGCCGTGCGCAGCGACACCGGTAGGAGGTGCAGCCTCGGCGAGGTCGATGGCGTGTTCATGCGGTTGTCTCCGGTGGCATGCCGGCGTTGTGGCCGGCGGGGCGTGCCTCGGCGGCTGGAGACAAACGCGCACGCGCGGCGATGGCGGCGGTGCGAACAAAAGAAGGCCCCCGATGCGGGGGCTGCGAGGCGGTTGCCGCGTCAGGCGGGAGGCACCACTGCTAAGGACAGGTGCGTGGCGGTGGCGGAAAGCACGAGATCGTCCGCCGAGTGCTGGAGGCGCGTGAACAGGCCGTCCTTCGGGTCGAAATACTCCGCGAAGTCATCGCCGCCCAGCTCGCGGCCGGCGAGGTGCCACCAGTCATCGAACGGGTCGGTGTCCGGGTTGCATCCGACGGCGTAGGCGAGCAGTGCCTGGCGCCCATCCGGGCGACGCTCCCCACGCTCGGCGAGGAAGTACACGCCCTGATCCTTGACCAGGACAATGCGGCACTGATTGGGGACGTCTCAGAAAACGGAAAAAATCGTACGCTAAGCCGGTTGCAGCGGTCGTAGCGGCCTGAACTTGCCCGCGCCGATCTTGGCGCTGCTGTACTGCAACAGGGCGTCATCGACAGTCTGGCCGTGACCGCGTAAGGCGTTTGAGGCCCGTTCCAGATAGCCGCACCTTGGCGTTGATCGCCTTGCCGGACGCGTGCAGGTCGATGATTTCGTCGGTGACGGTGGCCATGCCCTCGATGGCGAGCGCACCAGGGTCGCGTAGCGGCGCTGTGCCTCGAACTTGGCCAGATCGGCGGGCGTCATCTGGCCGCCTTCGCGGGCGATCTTGAGCAGGCGGTTCTGGTGCACCGACCGCTCGATGCCGGAAGGCAGGTCGAGCGCCTGCCAGGCTTTGAGGCGCTCGATGTGTTCGAGTATGTGGCGCGAGTTCGGCTTGACGGGCGACTGGCGCAGCCAGGCCAGCCAGGTCGTCTTGCCGTTGTCGTGGCGCTTGAGCAGATCGTCGAGGCGGTGCCGGTGGGTGGCCGACAGGGGATCGGACAAGGCCGCGTAGATGCGGCGGTTGGCGCGGCTGTAGGCGTTCATCGAACACCTCCCTTTTCCTCATCCGGCGCAACAGGACAGTTGCTTCACGTCCTTGTTGAAGGTCTGCGCCGCGAGCTTCAGTCCCTCGACCATGGTCAGGTAGGGGAACAACTGGTCGGCCAGCTCCTGCACGGTCATCCGGTGGCGGATCGCCAGCGCGGCCGTCTGGATCAGTTCGCCCGCTTCCGGCGCGACCGCCTGTACGCCGATCAGCCGCCCTGAGCCAGCTTCCGCCACCAGCTTGATGAAGCCGCGCGTGTCGAAGTTGGCGAGCGCCCTCGGCACGTTGTCGAGCGTCAGCAGCCGGCTGTCGGTCTCGATGCCGTCGTGGTGCGCTTCCGCCTCGCTGTAGCCCACGGTCGCCACCTGCGGATCGGTGAACACCACCGCCGGCATCGCCGTCAGGTCCAGCGCCGCGTCGCCGCCGGTCATGTTGATCGCGGCGCGCGTGCCGGCCGCCGCCGCCACATAGACGAACTGCGGCTGGTCGGTGCAGTCGCCGGCAGCAAAGATGTGCGGTGCGCTCGTGCGCATGGCGCGGTCGATGACGATGGCTCCCTGCGCATTGACTTCGACGCCTGCCGCTTCAAGGTTCAGGCTGCGCGTGTTCGGCGCGCGACCGGTGGCGACCAGCAGCTTGTCGGCGCGCACTTCCCCCTGCCCGGTGGTGAGCACGAATTCCCCGCCCGCATAGGCAACGTGGCTCGCCTGGGTGTGGTCCAGCACCTCGATGCCCTCGGCGCGGAAGGCGTCTGTTACGGCTTCCCCGATGGCCGGGTCTTCTCGGAAGAACAGCGTGCTGCGCGCCAGGATCGTGACCTGGCTGCCCAGCCGGGCGAAGGCTTGCGCCAACTCGACCGCCACCACGGAGGAACCAATCACGGCCAGCCGCTCGGGGAGCGAGCTGCTTTCCAGCGCCTCGGTGGAGGTCCAGTGGGGTGTGTCCGCAAGGCCCGGGATTGGCGGAAGCGCCGGGCTCGCGCCGGTGGCAATCAGGCAGCGGTCGAAGTTCACCTCGTGCGTGCCGCCGTCAGCGGTCGCCACGGTCAGCGTGCGCGTGTCCCTGAACCGGGCCTCGCCGCGCAGCACGGTGATGGCCGGAGTGCTTGCCAGGATGCCTTCGTACTTGGCATGGCGCAGCTCCTCGACGCGGCCTTGTTGCTGGGCCAGCAGCCGCTCGCGCAGTACAGCGGGCGCTGCGGCCGGCAGGCCAGCATCGAACGGGCTTTCGCGGCGCAGGTGGACGATGTGCGCGGCGCGGATCATGATCTTGGACGGCACGCAGCCGACATTGACGCAGGTGCCGCCGATGGTGCCGCGCTCGATCAGCGTGACGCGGGCGCCTTGCTCCACGGCCTTCAAGGCAGCCGCCATCGCCGCGCCGCCGCTGCCTATCACAGCCACGTGCAGCGCTTGTTCACCGCCAACATGCTTCGTTTCGCCACCGAGCCAGCCCAGCGCCTTGTCTAGCAGGCCGGCAGGCTTGTTCGGCGTGTCGGTAAGCCGTGCGCGATAGCCGAGCGTGGCCACTGCGGCAACCAGCGGGGCCACGCTCACGCCTGCATCCGCCTCGATTTCGGCCTGCCGCTGCGGATAGGACACCGAGGCCGCGCGCACGCCGGGCACGTTCGTCAAAGCCTGCTGGACGTGCTCGGCGCACGACGTGCAGGTCATGCCTTCGATGTGGAGGGTGATCGC
This window encodes:
- a CDS encoding DUF3275 family protein, which encodes MATPSASEKSVAPIVVPGQLTLRTIRGKNGPFTVGRLATHLGTFEVKDPELEQYPEGKYDGEFIIRYIFPKSYPVGGGMRFEIRASLDGMTLNGIDKLSRDEARSFATQDVDPLDEEQGAQPAATPAKPTKASRPAKPAPVQASADPLVDTTPFGVDAPPPATAAAPGSTEDGDAALFGLLWPLGESVKLDSTIDRRTLRAQIARLGELGYALDFKTQEWSRQAEPKPA
- a CDS encoding DUF932 domain-containing protein → MSLVSRFAPQSPILRSDRPLSDDRIRAVVPSIFADAPHGSRSDRYAYIPTSTVLTKLRQEGFEPFMVCQTRVRNEDRREYTKHLIRLRHASQINGDEANEIILLNSHDGTSSYQMLAGMFRFVCHNGLVCGDTTADIRVPHKGDVASQVIEGAYGVLEGFERVQNARDAMRTITLDEGEAEVFANSALALKYDDPAKSTPVTESQLLAPRRWDDRKNDLWAVFNRVQENLVKGGLNGRTANGRNQRTRPVQGIDQNLRLNRALWLLAEGMRQLKA
- a CDS encoding DUF3577 domain-containing protein, which translates into the protein MNTTSNEKSYFDLHTSGIGYIQRVREVPVRGGRRAQPFLACTIAALVGPARDPSYRYFDVKVSGAEAKKLVQRYIGVDDPKQRPLVRFRLGDLWGDVYIRDKGEQKGQAAASLKARLLKAELIDRAELASIEQHELITRGIGYLNRVKDVTPKAGDSFLSCTVAALAGPVDEPEYRYFDTIVATPEAEHLVRRCVQAVEGDRKVLIAFRLNDMKIDPYIRTKGEHAGEPAASLESTLVHIGLIKIDGTQVYPTSQAQAEAPPAEDASASEADDAIDTATEPAEREPEAQVQEQEPALAASF
- a CDS encoding DUF3085 domain-containing protein, whose protein sequence is MVLVKDQGVYFLAERGERRPDGRQALLAYAVGCNPDTDPFDDWWHLAGRELGGDDFAEYFDPKDGLFTRLQHSADDLVLSATATHLSLAVVPPA
- the merA gene encoding mercury(II) reductase; translation: MAEAITLHIEGMTCTSCAEHVQQALTNVPGVRAASVSYPQRQAEIEADAGVSVAPLVAAVATLGYRARLTDTPNKPAGLLDKALGWLGGETKHVGGEQALHVAVIGSGGAAMAAALKAVEQGARVTLIERGTIGGTCVNVGCVPSKIMIRAAHIVHLRRESPFDAGLPAAAPAVLRERLLAQQQGRVEELRHAKYEGILASTPAITVLRGEARFRDTRTLTVATADGGTHEVNFDRCLIATGASPALPPIPGLADTPHWTSTEALESSSLPERLAVIGSSVVAVELAQAFARLGSQVTILARSTLFFREDPAIGEAVTDAFRAEGIEVLDHTQASHVAYAGGEFVLTTGQGEVRADKLLVATGRAPNTRSLNLEAAGVEVNAQGAIVIDRAMRTSAPHIFAAGDCTDQPQFVYVAAAAGTRAAINMTGGDAALDLTAMPAVVFTDPQVATVGYSEAEAHHDGIETDSRLLTLDNVPRALANFDTRGFIKLVAEAGSGRLIGVQAVAPEAGELIQTAALAIRHRMTVQELADQLFPYLTMVEGLKLAAQTFNKDVKQLSCCAG